The following are from one region of the Methanospirillum hungatei genome:
- a CDS encoding transcriptional regulator, translated as MEKLPCETIVWDSLPAIRAAIAVEMVRIGLSQKMVASILNMAPSAVSQYLSGKRGYRIVFSDEVTSAIASLAADLVSGQISDPRERICKICVLIRGGDSVCSACTTPDSHTPTICRQD; from the coding sequence ATGGAAAAACTTCCGTGCGAAACAATTGTGTGGGACTCACTGCCTGCAATCCGGGCTGCTATTGCGGTTGAGATGGTACGGATCGGGCTTTCCCAGAAAATGGTAGCATCGATTCTGAATATGGCACCATCAGCAGTTTCTCAGTATTTATCAGGAAAACGTGGGTATCGTATTGTTTTTTCTGATGAAGTTACATCGGCTATCGCTTCACTTGCTGCAGATCTCGTTTCGGGTCAGATTAGTGATCCAAGAGAAAGAATTTGCAAAATCTGCGTTCTTATTCGTGGAGGAGATTCGGTTTGTTCTGCCTGTACAACTCCGGATAGTCATACACCCACCATATGCAGGCAGGATTAA
- a CDS encoding PAS domain S-box protein yields MDNTHYYISRITEHLRENRGGLTISEISAGLSMSRNTISKYIEMMFLSGIVDVRSVGKAKIFSLSKRIPITTLLNYISSAVIQTDDSYVIRNANLSAADFLEMELNQLAGRNVLDLLTIQGLKQDIRTWIISSDRPMVFASDVELIRSERKRLIWLTVADVVMYDGTKGHFLVIEDVNDWKEAEESKNRYYKLFHALADETDERIFVMTPELMFTYVNPRYGVAHHRDPQSMIGENRLNFCDTHARHLISDAAGYVHTKGEPYRIIFPLQERDTVRWFDERLFPISDNGGEIREIIGFSRDITGFQEGGSAPVLLASLMDMLHEAVITTTPAGKVLSWNRGAELMTGYPRDELIGSTALSIITPELNAGRDLVQETCTGDEIRDLKAIIRARGGRKKRVFISTSRVSIQGGIVSGVCIVIREH; encoded by the coding sequence ATGGACAATACCCACTATTACATCTCCCGGATAACAGAGCATTTACGAGAGAATCGAGGTGGTTTAACAATATCAGAGATATCTGCCGGTTTGTCCATGTCACGAAACACCATCAGCAAGTATATTGAGATGATGTTTCTCTCTGGTATAGTTGATGTCCGATCTGTAGGAAAAGCAAAAATATTCTCCCTTTCTAAAAGAATCCCCATAACAACTCTTCTAAACTACATCTCTTCAGCTGTTATCCAGACCGATGACTCCTACGTAATCAGGAATGCAAACCTGAGTGCTGCAGATTTCCTGGAGATGGAACTCAACCAGCTGGCCGGGAGAAATGTTCTTGATCTACTCACGATCCAGGGATTAAAACAGGATATCAGGACGTGGATAATTTCTTCTGATCGACCGATGGTGTTTGCATCTGATGTGGAATTAATCAGATCAGAACGAAAAAGACTCATCTGGCTTACTGTTGCTGATGTCGTCATGTACGATGGAACAAAAGGCCATTTTCTTGTTATCGAAGATGTAAATGATTGGAAAGAGGCTGAAGAGAGTAAAAACAGATATTATAAACTGTTTCACGCACTTGCAGATGAGACTGATGAGCGTATCTTTGTCATGACACCAGAACTGATGTTTACCTATGTCAATCCCCGGTACGGAGTTGCTCATCATCGGGATCCACAGAGCATGATAGGCGAGAACAGACTCAATTTCTGTGACACACATGCAAGACATCTTATATCAGATGCTGCTGGGTATGTTCACACAAAAGGGGAACCATACAGGATAATCTTCCCGTTACAAGAGAGGGATACCGTCAGATGGTTTGATGAGCGGTTATTTCCAATATCTGATAACGGTGGGGAGATAAGAGAAATTATCGGATTTTCCCGGGATATCACCGGATTCCAGGAAGGCGGATCAGCTCCAGTCCTGCTGGCATCACTTATGGATATGCTTCATGAAGCGGTAATTACGACAACACCTGCCGGGAAAGTTCTATCCTGGAATCGTGGTGCTGAATTGATGACCGGGTACCCACGGGATGAACTCATTGGTAGTACTGCCCTTTCCATTATCACTCCTGAACTGAATGCCGGTCGGGATCTTGTCCAGGAAACCTGTACTGGTGATGAAATCCGGGATCTGAAAGCAATTATCCGGGCCAGGGGAGGAAGAAAAAAAAGAGTGTTTATTTCAACCTCCCGGGTATCTATTCAGGGAGGGATTGTGAGTGGAGTATGCATCGTTATCAGGGAACATTAA
- a CDS encoding pyridoxamine 5'-phosphate oxidase family protein, with the protein MEIVKIPRMEKEEYDALIHSRFMARIAFSGEKYPYIAPFLYVFDGKHIYFLSTKYGKKIEYFRKSPYVSVEIDKYTKDLSCYMFVTLQGYLEEVNDSIEKKLIRERFVRLIQEQNLSNNILAALGHSPQDPPESICTEERSLVWRLSGVRNLIALKNI; encoded by the coding sequence ATGGAAATAGTGAAGATCCCCCGCATGGAAAAAGAAGAGTATGATGCATTAATTCATAGCCGGTTCATGGCCCGAATCGCTTTTTCAGGGGAAAAATATCCTTATATTGCACCATTTTTATATGTATTTGATGGGAAACACATCTATTTCCTATCCACTAAGTATGGTAAAAAGATTGAATATTTCAGAAAATCTCCCTATGTCTCTGTAGAGATTGACAAATATACCAAAGATCTCTCCTGTTACATGTTTGTAACCCTTCAGGGTTATCTTGAAGAAGTGAATGATTCAATTGAAAAGAAACTTATCAGGGAGCGGTTTGTAAGACTCATACAGGAACAAAACCTTTCAAATAATATACTTGCTGCACTTGGTCATTCACCACAGGATCCACCTGAATCAATCTGCACTGAAGAGCGCTCACTTGTCTGGAGACTCAGTGGCGTTCGAAACCTCATCGCCCTTAAAAACATCTGA
- a CDS encoding thioredoxin domain-containing protein, producing MSLPNRLVHEHSLYLRQHAYNPVDWYPWGEEAFKIAREQDKPVFLSIGYAACHWCHVMEHTCFEDESVAHLLNAHFISIKVDREEHPDIDAIYMNVCQAMTGSGGWPLSLFLTPDKRPFYAATYIPRDSSPGMPGMLDILPYLADVWKTRKGEVHAIADQIITAILKHNERNQPGNIQDIVENAAKNLINRYDPVHGGFSRAPKFPSVSTLMFLFRYSWYQNESNILSMVVKTLDQIAYGGIRDHLDGGFHRYATDNAWKLPHFEKMLYDQAMAVLVYTEAWQVTGSLSYKHIAISALEYMMHSLQEKEGGFYSSEDADSPGGEGAYYLWTYDEISHLCGSDAEIVCQLFHLSKNGNVSGVHGMKPGDNVLYPQENPIEKLKSLGISDPQEYYQKIIHTLRTARANREKPATDDKILTDWNSMAVWALAYAGSVFQIDRYIMQAINTADFLFSTMVRSDGTVLHRWHDGDVGIAGTSSDYLSLSWSCMVLYQVTGDEKWFIRSQDLEKEASMRFYDHQNGGYFQTESLVDLPVRLKDHTDGPVPSVNGIAYLLLRSLGEITGDEEYIKKSQDIERYYAKSEEWVAYSSPSFLMGLCENKHRGRAVLMGDPKNPEYSKMWSELWSCFCPGFIRIPVRGNKSSIIKNILGSDVLDSIPKVLICARNQCYPPVTSVEKLQEFLRKSDVFKGDEVSNATESPDK from the coding sequence ATGTCACTCCCGAACCGGCTGGTACATGAACACAGCTTGTATCTTCGCCAGCATGCATATAATCCGGTGGACTGGTATCCCTGGGGAGAAGAAGCATTTAAAATCGCTCGGGAGCAGGATAAACCTGTTTTTCTCTCAATTGGATATGCAGCATGTCATTGGTGTCATGTGATGGAACATACATGTTTTGAGGATGAATCTGTTGCACATCTTCTAAATGCTCATTTTATCTCAATCAAAGTAGATAGAGAAGAACACCCGGACATAGATGCCATTTATATGAATGTCTGTCAGGCCATGACTGGCTCTGGTGGCTGGCCGCTCAGTCTCTTTTTAACTCCTGATAAACGTCCCTTTTATGCAGCTACCTATATCCCTCGAGACAGTAGTCCGGGAATGCCTGGGATGCTTGACATTCTTCCTTATCTTGCGGATGTCTGGAAGACAAGAAAAGGAGAAGTTCATGCAATCGCTGACCAGATTATTACAGCAATTCTTAAACACAATGAGAGAAATCAACCCGGCAACATTCAGGATATTGTAGAAAATGCCGCAAAAAACCTTATCAATCGGTATGATCCGGTTCATGGAGGTTTTTCACGTGCCCCTAAGTTTCCTTCAGTCTCTACCCTTATGTTTCTGTTTCGGTATTCCTGGTACCAGAATGAATCAAATATACTCTCAATGGTTGTAAAAACCCTTGATCAGATTGCATATGGCGGGATCCGGGATCATCTGGACGGTGGTTTTCACCGGTATGCAACAGATAATGCATGGAAACTTCCTCATTTTGAAAAAATGCTCTATGATCAGGCGATGGCCGTTCTTGTGTACACTGAAGCATGGCAGGTAACAGGTTCTCTTAGTTATAAACACATTGCAATATCTGCCCTTGAATATATGATGCATTCATTACAGGAAAAAGAGGGTGGGTTTTATTCTTCTGAAGATGCGGACAGCCCTGGTGGGGAGGGGGCATATTATCTCTGGACCTATGATGAAATATCCCATTTGTGTGGATCAGATGCAGAAATAGTATGCCAGCTATTTCACCTCTCTAAAAATGGTAATGTATCTGGTGTGCATGGAATGAAACCTGGAGACAATGTGCTCTATCCGCAGGAGAATCCTATTGAAAAATTAAAAAGTTTGGGAATTTCTGATCCCCAGGAGTACTATCAAAAAATTATTCACACCCTTCGGACTGCCCGGGCAAACCGCGAGAAACCAGCAACGGATGATAAAATTCTTACCGATTGGAATAGTATGGCCGTCTGGGCTTTGGCATATGCCGGATCAGTCTTTCAAATTGACCGGTACATCATGCAGGCTATCAATACTGCTGATTTTTTGTTTTCTACCATGGTCCGTTCTGATGGCACGGTTCTTCATCGCTGGCATGATGGGGATGTAGGAATTGCTGGGACAAGCAGTGATTATCTCTCCTTGTCATGGTCTTGTATGGTACTGTATCAGGTTACCGGAGATGAGAAATGGTTTATCCGGTCACAGGATTTGGAAAAGGAAGCTTCAATGAGGTTTTACGATCATCAGAATGGCGGGTATTTTCAGACAGAAAGCCTGGTTGATCTGCCCGTGCGGCTGAAAGATCATACTGACGGTCCGGTCCCCAGCGTGAATGGGATAGCGTACCTTCTCCTCCGATCTCTTGGAGAAATCACGGGAGATGAGGAATATATAAAAAAATCCCAGGATATTGAGCGATATTATGCTAAGTCTGAAGAGTGGGTAGCATATTCTTCTCCTTCATTTCTCATGGGACTTTGTGAAAACAAACATAGGGGAAGAGCGGTACTCATGGGAGATCCAAAAAATCCTGAATACTCAAAGATGTGGTCAGAACTATGGTCCTGTTTTTGTCCGGGGTTCATAAGAATCCCAGTTAGAGGAAATAAATCATCAATTATTAAAAATATCCTCGGTTCAGATGTTTTGGACAGTATTCCAAAAGTCCTCATCTGCGCAAGAAACCAGTGCTACCCTCCAGTCACATCTGTAGAAAAGTTGCAGGAGTTTTTAAGGAAATCAGATGTTTTTAAGGGCGATGAGGTTTCGAACGCCACTGAGTCTCCAGACAAGTGA